The DNA region TGCAGCAGCACATCCGGCTGATATCTTTGCAGCATTGAATACTGCAGATTTCGAAATTTTAGGCATAGATTTTTCTCCGTTGGAATGGTTTTATTTCTTGAAAGTTTACTCGCTTTTAAGTATAGCATATCCGGAAATGCTGTTCAATGGAAATAAATTACACCAATTGGGGAAACAGTGTTTCCCCAATTCAACAATCTCCCAGAAGTGGATACTGGCCGAAGTTTCTATCTTAGCTGGTCACATTATGTTAAACTAATGCGTATTGAAAATATTGATGAACGTCATTTTTATGAAACAGAATCTGTAAAGAATGACTGAAGTTTAACTGAACTGATTTCTTACTGCTGAAAATGTATTATCACCCTTGAAATTGACGCGGATACATGTTATAATAATTTAATAGAACGATTGTGATATCGGACAGAGGGGAAGTGCAGAACATGAGAAAGCTTGTACTGATCATGCTGTGTATCGGCCTTTTCTTTTGGGGCGTTGTAAAAGTGTTCGACAGAAAAGACCATGACCTTGATAATGTCGGCGAGGTCAGTGTGATACGCACTCTTGACGGTAATGCAGAAAGTCATTCGGTCAAGGGAGAAAAACTTAATAAATGTTTCAAGGATAAAATAACTGATTTTGATATAGCACCGCTTTCCGAACTTGCTTCAGAAGCAGTGAAGGTTGAAAAGCCTGATGTGATCGACGACAATAACAATATTGCCGTGAAGTACAAAGGCGAATTTATAGACGAAGAAGAACACGATATCTACTACAGTATCTATGATTCGGATTTCAATCTTCTGTATGAAACGGACACCCTAGGGGTGGTTTTTGAAAAAGGAAACGATTATTACGCAGTTGTTGATGTAAAATGGGGACACGTAAAGAATTATGTCTGCCTGCGTTATTGCATTAAGATAACCACATAAAAGAGTCATTTGTGATTCTTTTGTGTGGTTTTTTTAGTGAATAAAAAAATTCTTTTTGCAATCTCTATAAATTGGATGCAAAAAACCATTTACTTTTTGACGAAAATGTGGTAAAATGAATTCATAGTTTTTAGCGAGGTGATACAGAGAGTGAAGAAGTTTTCACTGAAAAAATTTTTGATAAGCACAGTTGCTGCTTCTGTGATGGGTTTCCAGACAGTTCTGCCCGCTGTATCCGCTGAAGAAGAATACGGTGTAGACGTATCAAGATATCAGGGGAACATTAACTGGGACAAGCTTCCGGATGACGGTATGAGTTTTGTTATTCTTCGTGCCGGAACAACAAAGTACGGGATCGATTCACAGTTTGAGGAATATTACAAAGGAACAAGAAAAGCCGGAATCAAGACAGGCGCCTATCTTTTCATAAGTGCGATGACACTTGAGGAGTTTAAGGCTGCAGCAGAACAGTTTATCGGTTATCTTGACGGCAAACAGTGGGAAATGCCGGTATATATAGATCTTGAGGAAAATGAGCAGACCACGCTCGGCAAGCAGACACTTACTACCTACGCACTTGCGTGCATGAACATTCTCAGCGACGCCGGATACAAGACCGGTATCTATTCCAATCTTAACTGGTACAGAAACTATCTTGACAAGGATCAGATAGACCGCGCCGGTTATGAGATATGGTACGCTCAGTATCCTGAGGCTCACGCTGATCCTCATAATTATGACAAGAGCGATATGTGCAGGATCTGGCAGTACTCAAGTCAGGGAAAAATTGATTCCATACCTGAAAACAGTGTTGACCTGAACATTGCATACCACATTTATGATGAAAAAAAATCTGTAAACGGTGCCGGTGAGCCGTGGATGGTGCCTTTCCTGACAAGAAAGACCATGAAAGCGGGTCCGGGCGACGAATACGGTGATATACTCAATGTTCCGCAGAATACGGTTCTGAACATTTCAGAGATCAGATATGATGACGGAACCGAATGGGGAAAATTCTCCTTCGGAGGATATGTCGGATGGTGTGATCTTTACGGCATGATCGATTATTCAGCCGAAGGTGTACCGGAAGATCCGTACTCATATTACGATGTTAATCTCGACGGTTCAGTAAATTCAGCTGATATTCTTGCACTCAAGAGTTACATTCTCTGTGCGGACGGTGAAGGACTCAGCGCAGATCTGAACGGTGACGGAAAAGTAAATGTATTTGACCAGCAGAGACTTACTGCGTATATCAGTGCGAATTTAGGATAATAATGCCGGATGAAACCGTAACAGCGTTTTCGCGCAGTTCATCAGTTTATTAAGCAGGGATCTGCTTGAAATTTTTAAATTATGATAACAGAAGGGAAGAAAAAATTATGTACAAGGCAAATGATAACAGATACGATAATATGATCTACCGTCGCTGCGGCAAAAGCGGACTGAAGCTTTCAGCAGTCTCACTCGGACTCTGGAAGAACTTCGGCGCTAATGATGATTTCGCAAACATGGAAAAGATGGTTCGTACCGCTTTTGATCTCGGTATAATTCATTTTGACCTGGCAAACAATTACGGGGATCCTGACATCGGCTCAGCTGAAGAAAATTTCGGTAAGATCCTTGACAACGGGCTCAGAGCTTACCGTGATGAACTCTGCATTTCGACCAAGGCAGGCTATGACATGTGGCCGGGACCTTACGGTGAAAGAAACGGTTCAAGAAAATATCTTATCGCTTCACTTGACCAGAGCCTTAAGAGAATGAACCTTGACTATGTTGATATTTTCTATCATCATATCGCTGATCCGAATACATCGATAGAAGAAACAGCAGTTGCTCTCAATGATATCGTAAGACAGGGCAAGGCACTCTACGTAGGCATATCCAACTACAACAAGTTCCAGACAGCTGAGATCATAAAGATATTTGAAGAGCTGCACACACCGTTTGTTGTAAATCAGCCTTCATGGTCACTTCTCAACAGATGGGTAGAGGAAGACGGACTTGACAGCTTCTGTGAAGAACACGGCATCGGACTTGCAGTATTCTCACCTCTTTCAAACGGACTTCTTACAAACAAGTATCTCGGCGGTCCTGTTTCAGGTGCAAGAGTTCCTGCAGATACAGTTGATGCAGCAATGGTTGAACGTCTTAACAAACTTAACGCTATCGCATCTTCAAGAGGTCAGAGTCTTTCACAGATGGCTCTCTCATGGATACTCTTCAATTCTTCAGTTGCAACCGTACTTATCGGTGCAAGCAGACCGGAACAGATCGAAGAAAACGTTAAGTGCATTGATAATCTTGATTTCACATACGAAGAGATCAAGCAGATCGATGATATTCTTAAGAAATAATTTTTTATTAAAGTAATTAAACGCTGATCATATCGATGAAAACCGATATGACCAGCGTTTTTTGTTACCAGGATATATAGCGGTCAAAGTAAAGCGATTCAAAATTCGTCGGTTCTTCTTACATCAGTTCAAGCGTTCCTGTGGGCGTGCTTTTTCTGGTTTATATGAATGTTTGTGCAACTGTGCCAGTATATAAGAAGGTGATATGTACATGATTCACAAGCTTTTGAATCTTTTCAAAAAAAATTAAAAATCAGCGGAGATAAATCAGGGTTTCGTGTGTATAATAAATAGAAAGCACATAATTGCTTTGAATGGACATTATCATTCGGACAGGCGGTTTTAACCATTAATAACAAATGTTCTCGCCCCCCTGTAATGTGGGGGTAAGTGAAAGGGATGTATCTGTATGAAAAAAATAATAGCAGGGATTATGGCAGTATCGATTATGGCTTCATGCGCACTTCCGTCAGTTTGTGCGGAAGAGGTTTCGGTGGAAAACGTTTCTTCTGTATCTGAAACAAAGACAGAAAGCGGATATACAGGAACGATGAAAGAGATCATTGGAAAGTATGAAGCTGAAGGGGCGCTGGTTTTTGATCTGGCGCGTGATGAAGGAAGACATAATCTTAAAACACTCGTTATTGAACCTGACGGCAAAGTTCATTACTTAACCGATGAGTCGTATGATATCGTTACGATGAAGGACGGAACAGAACCACCGTATGCAGAAGTGAACGGCAGATACGGTACACAAGAAAGAATTAAATTTGTAAAAGAAGAAGGAAGCAATTCTTATCGTTTCACTCCGAGCGGAAGCCAGTTTGAGGATGAAATGCTTAATGTGCTGAATAAAAACAGCAATGTTCTTTCTCTTGATGAATATATCTGTGTGAAAGAACATAAGATCGACGGATTTACCCTTATTATCTTTTCGATTGATCCACTGGACAAGGATGAGTTCCTTGAAAAATATTCTATGCTTGATCTTGAGTATATGAAGGAAGAAGATGAAGAAGACGGTAAGGCATACTATTTCAGCTGCAAACCGGAAAACTGGTCGGAGGATGATTTCAATGCCTTAAAAGAACTGAATAAAAGGCGTGATATCGGCAACTGGTTTGCTGTGGAACCGGAAGCCGGTCAGGAGACAGGAGAGGTAACTCACAGAAATCTTTATACAGCGTCATCTGATGGGGTATTCATTGGCTGGCTGAATAAGAATGATGTTGATTACGAGATAATTGAACCGGATATTTTTGCATCTGATGAGGAACACCGGAGCGGTCTTGTGCCTTCATTCTATCAGCCGTGTGACAGAAGCACTTCAAATATACTTGAATGTTCCTTTGATATGAATCATGCCGGCGAGATATGCTATCTGTATGATGAACTTTTATGTACACTTTTTGTAATATATGATGAAAAGAAAATTACGGCCGATGAAATTGATGAATTGAATAAGAAACTGGAAAATGCATGGATCGAACCTGCGGGGGGCTGCTATTTAATTAGAAGCGAAAGTATAACTGCTATGTTCGATGCAGTTGAAACACTTACTTCATCATGCAGCAATATTCAGGAAATGATAGCCTGGTGGAGCTGGACAACGGCTGACTGGAAATTTGATAAGATAACCTGCTATTTATACAATACGAAAAAGACGGGAAAACTGCAGACTCCTAAAGAAGTGATCGCTATCTGTGAGGAGATAGCTCCGGTGGCCGATACCAGTATCAGTTTTGTAGACGGTGATGAAAATGAGAAGTGCATAACAGTTTCTTTCGATGAAATCCTTTCATCTGAAAAAGGTCTTAGCGAAAAGCAGATCCTTGCCATTGAAAAACTGATGGGCGGATGTAACGGTATAACGATCAGCCCTGAAATGGTAAGCGGTACAGAGAACAGGGTAAGAGAGTACTTTGTTCCGGTATATAACTCGGGTATTTTCTTTACGCTTAAAGGCTTGCCGCAGATCTGGGACGACGAGCTTGTCGAAGTAAGAACGACAGACGGAGAGAAGTACTACACTTTCGGAGACTTCAGACAGAAGTACAGTTCATTAAGTGATGTTCCGGGTGGGGATAGTGTGGTTCCAAAGTATTACGTCGATAACAGCACTGTAACACTCAGAACTCTTGATACTGATGAAGATGTATGCAGTCTGAAAAATTTTGTAGTAAAACACAGAAATAACCCTGCATCACATTACGATTCGAGCGGCAGCTATGCCGGAAATGACAGATATGATGTCCTTACCCCGACTGTTGCTCTGGAGAAACCTGAAAATCCGGTGACCGAAACTAAAATAATGACCGGCGATCTGAACAGTGACAATAAAGTTGATATTACTGATCTGTCATACCTGTCACTCTATCTTATCGGAGACATGGAACTGAACGATACTCAGAAGAAAGCAGCAGATGTTGACGGAGACGGTGAAGTAAAACTTGCAGACCTTGCAAAGATGAGACAGTTTCTTTCCAGAAAGGTAAGTTCGCTTAGCTGATACGAACTTTGGAAACAATGAGCAGCGATAAAAAGGTACAATTGTGTCTGTGACGCAATTGTACTATTACCAGAAAAGGCACCCATTGGGTGCCTTTTGAGTAAGCTGTTTTTTAACAGTCTCTGTTATAATTAAGGAAACACTGATTAAGCCAGCAATCCGGCTTCGCCGGATTGCTGGGGCGTGGAGATTGCGGGGCTTCGCCCCGAACCCCACGCTGATTTATGAATAAATCAGCGTTTCCTTAATGCATGTTACCGTACATGTCTTCAAGCGTTATAAGTTTAACTTCACCTTTTTTCTTCCGATAAACATAGTGACCTCCTTTAAAAAGTGTATTACGAGTTACTAACTTTAGACTCACTTATTATAAAATATT from Ruminococcus sp. HUN007 includes:
- a CDS encoding dockerin type I repeat-containing protein, whose product is MKKIIAGIMAVSIMASCALPSVCAEEVSVENVSSVSETKTESGYTGTMKEIIGKYEAEGALVFDLARDEGRHNLKTLVIEPDGKVHYLTDESYDIVTMKDGTEPPYAEVNGRYGTQERIKFVKEEGSNSYRFTPSGSQFEDEMLNVLNKNSNVLSLDEYICVKEHKIDGFTLIIFSIDPLDKDEFLEKYSMLDLEYMKEEDEEDGKAYYFSCKPENWSEDDFNALKELNKRRDIGNWFAVEPEAGQETGEVTHRNLYTASSDGVFIGWLNKNDVDYEIIEPDIFASDEEHRSGLVPSFYQPCDRSTSNILECSFDMNHAGEICYLYDELLCTLFVIYDEKKITADEIDELNKKLENAWIEPAGGCYLIRSESITAMFDAVETLTSSCSNIQEMIAWWSWTTADWKFDKITCYLYNTKKTGKLQTPKEVIAICEEIAPVADTSISFVDGDENEKCITVSFDEILSSEKGLSEKQILAIEKLMGGCNGITISPEMVSGTENRVREYFVPVYNSGIFFTLKGLPQIWDDELVEVRTTDGEKYYTFGDFRQKYSSLSDVPGGDSVVPKYYVDNSTVTLRTLDTDEDVCSLKNFVVKHRNNPASHYDSSGSYAGNDRYDVLTPTVALEKPENPVTETKIMTGDLNSDNKVDITDLSYLSLYLIGDMELNDTQKKAADVDGDGEVKLADLAKMRQFLSRKVSSLS
- a CDS encoding aldo/keto reductase gives rise to the protein MYKANDNRYDNMIYRRCGKSGLKLSAVSLGLWKNFGANDDFANMEKMVRTAFDLGIIHFDLANNYGDPDIGSAEENFGKILDNGLRAYRDELCISTKAGYDMWPGPYGERNGSRKYLIASLDQSLKRMNLDYVDIFYHHIADPNTSIEETAVALNDIVRQGKALYVGISNYNKFQTAEIIKIFEELHTPFVVNQPSWSLLNRWVEEDGLDSFCEEHGIGLAVFSPLSNGLLTNKYLGGPVSGARVPADTVDAAMVERLNKLNAIASSRGQSLSQMALSWILFNSSVATVLIGASRPEQIEENVKCIDNLDFTYEEIKQIDDILKK
- a CDS encoding GH25 family lysozyme, yielding MKKFSLKKFLISTVAASVMGFQTVLPAVSAEEEYGVDVSRYQGNINWDKLPDDGMSFVILRAGTTKYGIDSQFEEYYKGTRKAGIKTGAYLFISAMTLEEFKAAAEQFIGYLDGKQWEMPVYIDLEENEQTTLGKQTLTTYALACMNILSDAGYKTGIYSNLNWYRNYLDKDQIDRAGYEIWYAQYPEAHADPHNYDKSDMCRIWQYSSQGKIDSIPENSVDLNIAYHIYDEKKSVNGAGEPWMVPFLTRKTMKAGPGDEYGDILNVPQNTVLNISEIRYDDGTEWGKFSFGGYVGWCDLYGMIDYSAEGVPEDPYSYYDVNLDGSVNSADILALKSYILCADGEGLSADLNGDGKVNVFDQQRLTAYISANLG